One part of the Cyclobacteriaceae bacterium genome encodes these proteins:
- a CDS encoding RagB/SusD family nutrient uptake outer membrane protein, with product MKKYTKYFISVVLLITFSACTEDFLEYVPEDRPTVNSWYRNKAEIRQATASLYGRVWWGVNDQFSWLAGDVMAGDMHHNWDAEGQFFYMSFNESNQYIGQGWQGFYDVISFANLIIDDMPTIASGYGVSQSIINEGLGEARFMRGIAYFLLAEYWGEAPIIEKPAEKVAKGELLLPKNTTASLYEFARRDLVFAAENLPATDDPGRVTQWAAKGMLAKLHLALAQRSVGGGTIGSSNDFTLAANYAADVINNSGRSLNASYEDLFKVQNEHNPEILFAPQLINGGWGFGSSRQARFARSTIVTGDATAWGSGKCPTVSLINTVSVNAGGKTDLRRRAIYMQNGDYYNYLATERGGYTYKIVSRDAENTVLEGSTPTLTSLKKHIIGNDKDNGGYAITNQDSPLDIYYLRLADVYLLYTEALMGSSNELTGGPGLASLNAVRARAGLDPRTTVTYQQLFNERRIELALEAQSWIDIKRRYYRNPEEALNYLNGQNRTDMYFRINTNDALENDPAGYELVPAGTTSANNNTNTDPIVVFTATKMRLPIPGNQVVINPLLAPNREPVEYEFN from the coding sequence ATGAAGAAATACACAAAATATTTCATAAGTGTGGTGCTACTGATCACATTCAGTGCGTGCACAGAAGACTTCCTGGAGTATGTTCCGGAAGACAGGCCAACCGTAAATTCGTGGTATCGAAACAAAGCCGAGATACGCCAGGCCACAGCTTCGTTATACGGACGAGTATGGTGGGGCGTTAACGATCAATTCAGTTGGTTGGCCGGTGATGTAATGGCCGGTGATATGCACCATAACTGGGATGCTGAAGGACAATTCTTTTATATGTCCTTCAACGAATCAAACCAATACATCGGGCAGGGCTGGCAAGGGTTTTACGATGTCATATCTTTCGCCAACCTCATTATTGACGATATGCCAACCATAGCTTCGGGTTATGGGGTAAGCCAAAGTATTATCAATGAAGGTTTGGGCGAGGCCAGGTTTATGCGCGGAATCGCCTACTTTCTGTTGGCCGAATACTGGGGCGAAGCACCCATTATTGAAAAGCCTGCAGAAAAAGTAGCGAAAGGCGAACTGTTGTTACCAAAAAATACAACAGCCAGTCTCTATGAATTTGCGCGCAGGGATTTAGTATTTGCAGCTGAAAACCTGCCGGCAACTGATGACCCGGGAAGGGTTACACAGTGGGCAGCTAAAGGTATGCTTGCTAAACTTCACCTCGCTTTGGCGCAACGTAGCGTAGGCGGAGGAACTATTGGCTCTTCAAATGATTTCACGCTTGCCGCAAATTACGCTGCCGATGTTATCAATAACAGTGGCAGATCATTAAACGCCAGTTACGAAGATCTGTTTAAAGTTCAGAACGAACACAATCCTGAAATTCTTTTTGCACCCCAACTCATTAATGGTGGCTGGGGATTTGGCAGCAGCCGTCAGGCACGTTTTGCAAGAAGCACCATCGTTACCGGTGATGCCACTGCCTGGGGTTCAGGAAAATGTCCTACGGTAAGCCTAATCAATACGGTTTCCGTAAATGCCGGAGGAAAGACTGACTTGCGCAGAAGGGCTATCTACATGCAAAATGGCGACTACTACAATTATCTCGCAACAGAGAGAGGTGGTTACACATACAAGATTGTTTCGCGCGATGCTGAAAATACAGTATTGGAAGGCTCAACCCCTACCCTTACAAGCTTAAAGAAACATATTATTGGCAACGATAAGGATAATGGTGGTTATGCCATTACCAATCAAGACTCACCCCTTGATATTTACTACCTGCGCCTGGCCGATGTATACCTGCTTTACACGGAAGCATTGATGGGCTCCAGTAATGAGTTAACCGGAGGCCCGGGACTTGCATCGTTGAATGCAGTACGTGCCAGGGCCGGACTTGATCCACGAACAACTGTTACCTATCAACAACTCTTCAATGAACGCAGGATCGAGTTGGCACTGGAAGCACAATCTTGGATTGACATTAAACGAAGGTACTACCGTAATCCTGAAGAGGCCCTAAATTACCTGAATGGCCAAAACCGTACTGACATGTATTTTAGGATCAACACTAACGATGCACTTGAAAATGATCCTGCCGGGTATGAGCTCGTACCGGCCGGAACCACATCGGCAAACAATAACACCAATACCGATCCGATAGTAGTGTTTACAGCCACTAAAATGAGGTTGCCTATTCCCGGAAATCAGGTAGTGATTAATCCATTGTTGGCCCCTAATCGAGAACCTGTAGAGTATGAATTCAACTAA
- a CDS encoding IPT/TIG domain-containing protein produces the protein MKLKKYIIGALIPCLLLSALFIPISCEMSGDGTNIETPNGPPVIDYIRLANPETSDSLIVSATLGTGIVIMGKNLGGTREIWFNDQKAIGLNPTWVTNRNIFVSVPSIAPEVITDKLYLIDAKGNTLEYPFVVAIPPPVVTSAQNEWPQAGEDLVIHGNYFFDPVTVTYTGGVVGEVVSVSQSRLVVTVPEGATEGPVTVTTNFGEVESRFHVWDSRNIILNFDNKVANGWRIGLRENSDNPIDGYYLVIRGDIAPNQRDEGPGAPAESPLCMEFWGGPAGRTENFYPLYPNSYRDYVVKFEAKIKRWYGGYLNLCLSTPTHAGNNQEIWSNTLNARAIWGPWNSSGAEVTTNGSWITVTIPLTEFQYFMGMEGTNVVYTPNQKFIESAAGSFSTWFLGSPENNGNNVEFHIDNIRFVEK, from the coding sequence ATGAAACTAAAGAAATATATCATTGGTGCACTCATACCCTGCTTACTGTTAAGTGCCCTGTTCATCCCAATTTCATGCGAAATGAGTGGAGACGGAACAAATATTGAAACGCCTAATGGCCCACCCGTAATTGATTATATTCGGTTAGCTAATCCTGAAACTTCCGACTCGTTGATTGTCAGTGCTACGTTAGGCACAGGCATTGTAATTATGGGTAAAAACCTTGGCGGAACAAGGGAGATTTGGTTCAATGATCAAAAAGCCATCGGGTTAAACCCCACCTGGGTTACTAACCGAAATATTTTTGTAAGTGTACCCAGCATTGCCCCGGAGGTAATTACCGATAAGCTGTATTTGATTGACGCCAAAGGAAATACACTTGAATATCCATTCGTTGTAGCTATTCCTCCTCCGGTTGTTACCAGTGCGCAAAACGAATGGCCGCAAGCCGGTGAAGACCTGGTAATCCATGGCAATTACTTTTTTGATCCCGTAACGGTTACCTACACGGGTGGCGTTGTGGGCGAAGTAGTTTCAGTAAGTCAGTCACGCCTGGTTGTTACCGTTCCCGAAGGGGCAACGGAAGGCCCCGTTACTGTTACCACAAACTTTGGTGAAGTTGAGTCACGCTTTCATGTCTGGGATTCACGGAACATCATTCTCAATTTTGACAACAAAGTTGCCAACGGTTGGCGAATCGGGCTACGTGAAAATAGCGACAACCCAATTGACGGATATTACCTGGTTATACGGGGCGATATTGCACCTAACCAACGCGATGAAGGACCAGGCGCCCCAGCCGAGTCACCACTGTGCATGGAATTTTGGGGAGGCCCTGCCGGACGTACCGAAAACTTTTACCCGCTTTACCCAAATTCCTACCGCGACTATGTTGTAAAATTTGAAGCTAAAATCAAACGTTGGTATGGCGGGTACCTTAACCTGTGTTTATCAACACCCACGCATGCCGGAAACAACCAGGAAATATGGAGCAACACCCTAAACGCCCGTGCCATTTGGGGCCCATGGAACAGTTCAGGCGCTGAAGTAACCACAAACGGAAGTTGGATTACCGTTACCATTCCGCTAACTGAGTTTCAGTATTTCATGGGCATGGAAGGAACCAATGTAGTGTACACCCCCAACCAGAAATTTATTGAAAGCGCAGCAGGCTCTTTCAGTACCTGGTTTTTGGGCTCACCTGAAAACAACGGTAATAACGTTGAGTTCCACATTGACAACATTCGTTTTGTAGAAAAATAA
- a CDS encoding TonB-dependent receptor, protein MAYLLVAGSQAVAQTTVVTGVVKDPSGMGIPAVNVLIKGSLTGTTTDAYGKFSIDASPQDVLVFSFIGYTPQEIKVGTQTVFTITMQEDITSLQEIVVVGYGTQRKSDLTGALSSVSGESLLGTVTASMDQALQGRAAGVQVTQNSGQPGGAVSIRIRGTTSLTQSSEPLYIIDGIQVGGNAQGISGFDWQSGSGGQQNAASNPLAAINPTDIESIEILKDASATAIYGSRAANGVVIVTTKRGKKGEAKLNFNSFYALQEVYKVFDMMDLPTYAQYNNEVAQEVSTITANPNFADPSLLGPGTNWQDAVFRVAPMQSHTLTATGGNENTQYMVSGGYFQQDGIIIGSNFDRFNLRTNVDSRVKEKVKMGMSIGLSRKNETITLQDGGDGVISQAAQMAPHIPVRNFDGSFAGPSQQELSAQVGANPVALALLRNNTVLNNRLMSNMYVDVEFIKGLSFRSEIGVDYNTTLNKAFMPTFEWGRVRNTISQLGQRSDQSFFWLWKNYATYNKSFGSHEITAMTGIEAQKGRWENMIIYKFNVPNDLPVVSQGEVNENFPPTGQIEWNSLYSQFGRINYNYSDRYLLTATIRRDGSSRFGANNRWGIFPSVSAAWRISNETFFPQNNVISNVKLRLGWGQTGNQEIQNYAFGSMLTTVQSYFGPSVRNNAYSNPDVQWEATSMTNVGLDAELWSGRATLTVEAYNKVTDNLLLQVPLPATFGNQVQGPQANVGSMTNKGIELTLTTVNTDKGKLRWTTNANLSVNRNRVTDMGGTTIFRNLYWYTGFETATMTTVGYPVGQFYGYVMEGIFKSKEEILNHAVQIQAPNSVTAEKPNGVNLIERTQGLWLGDIKWKDINNDGVIDSRDQTVIGDPNPDFTFGLNNTFTYGPFSLDLFIIGSVGGDILNYSRARNEQMIGNFDNQSMSVINRARTQLKPNGVNINNIDDVELVNPETNMPRFDNGGENRNHYMSSRWIEDGTYVRLQNVRFGYTLPKALTNKAKITNVQVYANIQNLATITKYKGLDPQIGAFNQSALMQNVDMGRYPAPRVFTFGINVDF, encoded by the coding sequence TTGGCTTACCTACTGGTTGCAGGATCACAGGCCGTTGCACAAACCACTGTTGTTACCGGAGTTGTAAAAGACCCTTCGGGTATGGGCATTCCCGCTGTCAATGTGCTTATCAAAGGTTCTCTAACGGGTACAACCACTGATGCCTATGGCAAATTCAGCATTGATGCATCACCCCAGGATGTATTGGTTTTTTCGTTTATCGGTTACACGCCCCAGGAAATTAAAGTTGGCACCCAGACTGTATTTACAATTACGATGCAGGAAGACATAACATCGCTTCAGGAAATTGTGGTTGTAGGTTATGGTACTCAACGAAAAAGCGATTTAACCGGAGCACTCTCCTCAGTTTCCGGTGAATCGCTGTTGGGTACTGTAACCGCCAGTATGGACCAAGCCTTGCAAGGCCGTGCAGCCGGTGTGCAGGTTACACAAAACTCCGGCCAACCAGGTGGTGCGGTTTCTATCCGCATACGCGGAACAACATCCCTTACACAAAGTAGTGAGCCACTCTATATAATTGATGGAATTCAGGTTGGCGGAAATGCCCAGGGTATTTCCGGTTTCGACTGGCAAAGCGGATCGGGAGGCCAGCAAAATGCTGCCAGTAACCCGCTTGCCGCTATAAACCCAACCGACATTGAAAGCATTGAAATACTGAAAGATGCCTCAGCCACGGCCATCTACGGATCGCGGGCAGCCAATGGTGTAGTGATTGTCACAACCAAACGTGGCAAAAAGGGTGAGGCTAAACTCAACTTTAACAGCTTCTACGCGCTGCAGGAAGTTTACAAGGTATTTGATATGATGGATTTGCCCACCTATGCACAATACAACAATGAAGTGGCGCAAGAAGTATCCACCATCACAGCCAACCCAAATTTTGCCGACCCAAGTCTGTTGGGACCTGGCACCAATTGGCAAGACGCTGTTTTTCGCGTGGCCCCCATGCAAAGCCACACGCTTACCGCTACCGGTGGAAATGAAAACACACAATACATGGTTTCGGGAGGATACTTCCAACAAGATGGTATAATAATCGGATCAAATTTCGATCGGTTCAATCTGCGCACCAATGTTGACAGTCGCGTTAAGGAGAAAGTAAAAATGGGCATGAGCATTGGCCTTTCGAGGAAGAATGAAACCATTACACTACAAGATGGTGGTGATGGTGTTATCTCCCAGGCTGCTCAAATGGCCCCGCATATTCCTGTACGCAATTTCGATGGCAGCTTTGCCGGCCCCAGCCAACAGGAACTTTCAGCACAAGTTGGCGCTAACCCGGTGGCGTTGGCACTTTTAAGAAACAACACGGTACTTAACAACAGGCTTATGTCGAACATGTATGTAGATGTTGAGTTTATAAAAGGGTTAAGTTTCAGGTCAGAAATTGGTGTAGATTACAATACCACACTTAACAAAGCCTTTATGCCCACCTTTGAATGGGGGCGTGTTAGAAATACCATCAGTCAGTTAGGCCAACGGTCCGATCAAAGTTTCTTCTGGCTTTGGAAAAACTATGCCACCTATAATAAGTCATTTGGCAGTCATGAAATTACTGCCATGACCGGTATCGAAGCCCAGAAAGGCCGGTGGGAAAACATGATTATCTATAAATTCAATGTCCCCAACGACCTGCCGGTAGTCAGCCAGGGAGAAGTTAATGAAAACTTCCCCCCCACCGGTCAAATTGAGTGGAACTCACTTTACTCCCAATTTGGAAGGATAAACTATAATTACAGCGATCGCTACTTGTTGACCGCTACCATTCGAAGAGATGGTTCTTCTCGCTTTGGTGCGAATAACCGGTGGGGTATTTTTCCTTCTGTATCTGCCGCATGGCGTATTTCCAATGAAACCTTCTTCCCTCAGAATAATGTGATCAGTAACGTTAAGCTGAGATTGGGATGGGGACAAACCGGAAATCAGGAAATTCAAAACTATGCGTTTGGCTCCATGCTCACAACGGTACAATCGTATTTCGGGCCGTCTGTGCGCAACAATGCCTACTCAAACCCCGATGTACAATGGGAGGCTACCAGCATGACCAACGTAGGATTAGATGCAGAACTATGGAGCGGCCGGGCTACGCTAACTGTTGAAGCCTACAACAAAGTTACCGACAACCTGCTTCTTCAAGTACCGCTTCCTGCAACATTCGGAAACCAGGTTCAAGGACCCCAGGCTAATGTTGGCAGTATGACTAACAAAGGTATTGAGTTGACCCTGACAACCGTGAATACCGATAAAGGAAAACTCAGGTGGACAACCAATGCCAACCTTTCAGTAAACCGAAACCGCGTAACGGATATGGGCGGCACAACCATTTTCAGGAACCTGTACTGGTATACCGGGTTTGAAACAGCAACCATGACAACCGTTGGGTATCCTGTTGGTCAATTTTATGGATACGTAATGGAAGGTATCTTCAAATCAAAAGAAGAAATTTTAAATCATGCCGTTCAAATTCAGGCACCAAATTCAGTAACTGCTGAAAAGCCTAACGGTGTTAACCTGATAGAAAGAACACAAGGCTTATGGTTAGGTGATATAAAGTGGAAAGACATAAACAACGATGGCGTTATCGATAGCCGCGACCAGACTGTAATTGGCGACCCTAACCCAGATTTTACATTTGGCCTCAACAACACCTTCACCTATGGGCCGTTTAGCCTGGACTTGTTTATTATCGGTTCCGTTGGAGGTGATATACTGAATTATTCACGTGCCCGCAACGAACAAATGATTGGCAACTTTGATAACCAATCCATGAGTGTTATTAACAGGGCACGGACCCAATTAAAGCCCAATGGAGTTAACATCAACAACATTGACGATGTGGAATTGGTCAACCCGGAAACAAACATGCCACGATTTGATAACGGTGGCGAAAACCGGAACCATTACATGTCAAGTCGGTGGATTGAAGACGGTACCTACGTAAGACTTCAAAATGTCAGGTTCGGTTATACGCTTCCAAAGGCACTAACCAATAAAGCTAAAATTACAAACGTACAGGTATATGCCAATATCCAAAACCTGGCCACAATAACGAAGTACAAAGGCCTTGATCCGCAAATTGGCGCTTTCAACCAAAGTGCATTGATGCAGAACGTTGATATGGGACGTTACCCGGCCCCTCGTGTGTTTACATTCGGTATTAATGTTGATTTCTAA